One window of Elaeis guineensis isolate ETL-2024a chromosome 11, EG11, whole genome shotgun sequence genomic DNA carries:
- the LOC105054481 gene encoding uncharacterized protein isoform X1: MEKKEGKVMDVSLKELSRKLEEFAKERDWEPYHSPRNLLLAMVLFSDDRCNRRLTAINIMVGEVGELSEIFMWRGEVARGLPNWKESDKEHLGEELSDVLLYLIRLSDICGIDLADAAVKKIGKNAIKYPPKAP, encoded by the exons atggagaagaaagagggaaagGTGATGGATGTGAGTCTCAAGGAGCTCTCAAGGAAGCTTGAGGAGTTTGCCAAGGAGAGGGACTGGGAGCCATACCACAGCCCAAGGAATCTGCTGCTTGCTATG gtgcttttCTCCGACGACAGATGCAACAGGAGATTGACCGCAATAAATATTATG GTTGGTGAAGTGGGGGAGCTCTCAGAAATATTCATGTGGAGGGGAGAAGTGGCGAGAGGTTTACCAAATTGGAAGGAATCTGACAAGGAGCATCTCGGAGAGGAGCTTTCGGACGTCTTACTATACTTGATAAGATTATCTGATATATGTGGTATTGATCTTGCTGATGCAGCGGTCAAAAAGATTGGCAAAAATGCCATCAAATACCCTCCAAAAgctccttga
- the LOC105054481 gene encoding uncharacterized protein isoform X2 has translation MEKKEGKVMDVSLKELSRKLEEFAKERDWEPYHSPRNLLLAMVGEVGELSEIFMWRGEVARGLPNWKESDKEHLGEELSDVLLYLIRLSDICGIDLADAAVKKIGKNAIKYPPKAP, from the exons atggagaagaaagagggaaagGTGATGGATGTGAGTCTCAAGGAGCTCTCAAGGAAGCTTGAGGAGTTTGCCAAGGAGAGGGACTGGGAGCCATACCACAGCCCAAGGAATCTGCTGCTTGCTATG GTTGGTGAAGTGGGGGAGCTCTCAGAAATATTCATGTGGAGGGGAGAAGTGGCGAGAGGTTTACCAAATTGGAAGGAATCTGACAAGGAGCATCTCGGAGAGGAGCTTTCGGACGTCTTACTATACTTGATAAGATTATCTGATATATGTGGTATTGATCTTGCTGATGCAGCGGTCAAAAAGATTGGCAAAAATGCCATCAAATACCCTCCAAAAgctccttga
- the LOC105054482 gene encoding glycolipid transfer protein 1 → MEGTVFTPSLEGMKHVRSEDGVMLTKPFLDVCKLILPVLDKFGAAMSLVKSDIGGNITRLETKYASDPSKFEHLYSMVQVEVESKTAKGSSSCTNGLLWLTRAMDFLVELFRNLLEHPDWTMSQACTDSYSKTLKKWHGWLASSSFTVAMKLAPERKKFMEVIGGSGDINADIEKFCTTFAPLLAENHKFLASVGLDDLKAS, encoded by the exons ATGGAGGGGACCGTGTTCACCCCCTCGTTGGAGGGAATGAAGCATGTCCGGTCAGAGGACGGGGTAATGCTCACCAAGCCTTTTCTGGATGTCTGCAAGCTCATCCTGCCTGTGTTAG ATAAATTTGGAGCTGCTATGTCACTTGTAAAGTCAGATATAGGAGGCAACATAACG AGGCTGGAAACTAAATATGCGTCTGATCCTTCAAAATTTGAACACCTCTACAGCATGGTGCAAGTAGAAGTAGAATCTAAAACAGCTAAAGGTTCTTCAAGCTGCACCAATGGTCTTCTGTGGTTAACGAG GGCCATGGACTTTTTGGTGGAACTATTCCGTAACTTGCTTGAGCATCCCGATTGGACAATGTCACAGGCCTGCACAGATTCCTACAGCAAGACCTTAAAGAAATGGCATGGCTGGCTTGCTAGTTCTAGCTTTACG GTTGCCATGAAACTTGCTCCAGAGAGGAAGAAATTCATGGAGGTTATTGGTGGCTCAGGTGACATAAATGCAGACATAGAGAAATTCTGCACAACCTTTGCTCCTCTTCTTGCAGAGAACCACAAGTTTTTG GCTAGTGTTGGTCTGGATGATCTTAAGGCTTCTTGA